The segment CTTAGTGTCGTAGTCCTTGCGATTGCCATAAATATCATATTCGCAGTTATTTCCATTTCTGTGGGGCGATTTAGCATAAGCCTTCAAAATATCTTTTTGTTCTTTTTGGGGAGACTTAAGGGCGTTGAGCAATCGGTAATTCTCGATGTAAGGCTTCCCCGGGTAATTGGAGCACTCCTGATCGGTGCAACACTTTCTCAAACTGGCGCTATCTATCAGGGAATATTCAACAACCCTCTTGTGTCGTCATACATCCTTGGTGTTTCGTCTGGTGCAGGGTTTGGGGCAGCGCTTGGGATACTTATTTCAAACAATATGGTAGTTGTGGAGGCATTAGCCTTTGCCTTCGGAATTTTAGCAGTCTTACTTACTTTGAGTGCCTCAAGGATAAAGAACGATAGCATTACGCTTGTCCTTGCAGGTTTTGTCATAGGAAGTCTCTTCCAGTCGTTTACATCATTTTTGAAGTATGTTGCAGACCCTTTTTCAAAGTTGCCACAAATTGTTTTCTGGTTAATGGGAAGCCTTGCGCAAATATCCCTTAAAGATGTTTATATTTTTGCACCTATCCTTCTTTTGTTCTTAATTGTTGTATCCTTTTTCGGGTGGAAATTAAACATCCTTTCCTTTGGCGATGAGGAAGCGATAAGCCTTGGCGAAAATCCAAAGGCACTTAAAAGGACTCTTATCGTGATTACAACCCTTCAAACAGCAATTGTCGTATCCCTGGGTGGCGTTATTGGATGGGTGGGGCTTATTGTCCCACATCTTGTAAGGTTTGTTGTAGGCTATGACAACAGGTATGTTTTGCCTTTATCAGCTCTTTTTGGTGGGGCGTTTCTTCTTCTCATTGATACAATCTCAAGGACAGTGTTCCCCTCGGAAATCCCAATTGGTATCCTCACTGCAATCGTTGGTGCCCCTTTCTTCATAGTCCTCATAAGGAAAAAGCCGTAAAACGAGGGCTTTCATTACAACACTAAGTATTAATTTTTTCACTAGACCCTGTTTCCGTTATTAAGAGCTAAACAAAATATTTATTTCAAAAACTTTGCTTAATATATTGCAATTACAGTTCGAAACATTGCTACAAGGTACCCCCGTGGCAAATGT is part of the Caldisericum sp. genome and harbors:
- a CDS encoding iron ABC transporter permease; amino-acid sequence: MEKHSSTQNSGDYIKTPKEKRFLSVVVLAIAINIIFAVISISVGRFSISLQNIFLFFLGRLKGVEQSVILDVRLPRVIGALLIGATLSQTGAIYQGIFNNPLVSSYILGVSSGAGFGAALGILISNNMVVVEALAFAFGILAVLLTLSASRIKNDSITLVLAGFVIGSLFQSFTSFLKYVADPFSKLPQIVFWLMGSLAQISLKDVYIFAPILLLFLIVVSFFGWKLNILSFGDEEAISLGENPKALKRTLIVITTLQTAIVVSLGGVIGWVGLIVPHLVRFVVGYDNRYVLPLSALFGGAFLLLIDTISRTVFPSEIPIGILTAIVGAPFFIVLIRKKP